From one Anopheles cruzii chromosome 3, idAnoCruzAS_RS32_06, whole genome shotgun sequence genomic stretch:
- the LOC128270748 gene encoding uncharacterized protein LOC128270748, translating to MYLAVLLFIAPVVACETKLLDREALLVDFLILKHCQRAIVFDCGDVLPPRARVFRAAGSRNMAVQFVDLDRRYDVTTVFAPRQYAKLCAAVDFECPGAAALLEEVPQNVSRYRFLNQSVSWLLLPRTMAHISAESIVQRVLWNLTGIQLDTDLTIVEADPDGGVINLFDIYSQGRHLCKDIHRTLYGRWRTGEGIQQVPNYSRYRARGNFDRLQLRGVTVIDRDNITSDQVDTIFNEHGVQKGTTSFLKYHYALIMVLRDYHNFTIKFRVTRGWSGRLPSGYRLGLLGVVKRREADIAATGILMRMNRHEEYDAIHYSWIFESGFIYKITPDIGSQSEGNGFVAPFSLPVWIAFLVSLGLSVVVLRCLAQLSERWLVRQVETRGARSTMAYVLDVICCVAQQGVPGVPRLVPARIAVLVLLVANLVLFNYYTSTVVSGLLSAQMMGPETIPQLIDSPVKISFTDTGYHKVLFREQTLPHSKRLYERKARPPRTPQELPLYTNVDQAIPFLRRGGHALHCELSEVYPALAKQFTANEICEVRTVGGLYNSDIRLLALILPKHSMYSEMFRTTLMRAQETGIVKRINRIHKMPKPICQGSATVYSVELSEVSLAFIILGVGIALSGLMYLAESKRCGIRRRQRRTVVACRQPFATIPYLTDVIGMIAQQGTTQDSSRLPVRIVLYTVLIVNFILYNYYTASIAGELVSGFNREPQSIEQLRRSPLAVVFNNDSYNRALSKEESASPSNRSVAIYTDVATGVRLLHHDGFAFHCELTEAFRTIVQRFNAEEICELRTMEGLYTDLEMMSFVLPKRSQQFSEQFRLT from the exons ATGTATCTTGCAGTTCTACTGTTCATCGCCCCTGTGGTTGCGTGCGAAACAAAGCTTCTGGATAGGGAAGCTCTGCTGGTGGACTTTCTTATCCTAAAACACTGTCAGCGTGCGATCGTGTTCGACTGTGGCGATGTGCTCCCGCCACGGGCCAGGGTGTTCCGTGCTGCAGGTTCCCGCAATATGGCGGTCCAATTTGTTGACCTCGACCGCCGGTATGATGTGACAACTGTTTTCGCACCTCGTCAGTACGCGAAACTGTGCGCCGCGGTCGACTTCGAGTGCCCAGGAGCAGCGGCGCTGTTGGAAGAGGTTCCTCAGAAT GTCTCCAGATATCGGTTCTTGAACCAGAGTGTCAGCTGGCTGTTGCTACCGCGGACGATGGCTCACATCTCCGCCGAGTCGATCGTGCAGCGGGTCCTGTGGAATTTAACCGGAATCCAATTGGACACCGATTTGACCATAGTCGAGGCCGATCCGGACGGTGGAGTGATTAATCTGTTCGATATCTACTCCCAAGGGCGCCACTTGTGTAAGGATATCCATCGCACGCTGTACGGTCGCTGGCGCACGGGTGAAGGTATTCAGCAGGTCCCCAACTACAGTCGCTATAGGGCGCGCGGAAACTTTGACCGCCTCCAACTCCGGGGCGTTACTGTG ATCGATCGCGATAACATAACGTCCGACCAGGTTGACACAATTTTCAACGAACATGGAGTGCAGAAGGGAACGACGTCTTTTCTGAAGTATCACTACGCTCTGATCATGGTCCTGAGGGACTACCACAACTTCAC CATCAAATTTCGTGTCACAAGAGGTTGGTCCGGTCGGCTACCGTCCGGGTATCGTTTGGGGTTGCTGGGTGTAGTGAAGCGCCGTGAAGCGGATATCGCAGCGACGGGAATCCTTATGCGGATGAATCGCCATGAGGAATACGACGCAATACACTACAGCTGGATATTCGA ATCTGGATTCATCTACAAAATCACACCGGACATTGGCAGCCAATCGGAGGGAAACGGTTTCGTCGCTCCATTTTCGCTCCCCGTGTGGATCGCGTTCTTGGTGTCGCTGGggttgtcggtggtggtcctgCGATGCCTGGCCCAGCTGTCCGAGCGCTGGTTGGTGCGACAGGTCGAGACACGAGGCGCCAGATCGACGATGGCGTACGTGCTGGACGTGATCTGCTGTGTGGCCCAGCAAGGCGTACCGGGCGTGCCACGCCTCGTGCCCGCACGCATTGCCGTGCTGGTGCTTCTGGTGGCCAATTTGGTGCTCTTCAACTACTACACGTCCACCGTCGTCAGTGGACTGCTGAGCGCGCAGATGATGGGGCCGGAAACGATTCCCCAACTCATCGATAGCCCGGTGAAGATTTCATTCACCGATACGGGCTACCACAAGGTGCTGTTCAGG gAGCAAACGCTTCCTCACAGCAAGAGGCTGTACGAACGCAAAGCCCGGCCACCGCGTACTCCACAAGAGTTGCCACTCTACACCAACGTGGACCAGGCGATTCCGTTTCTGCGGCGAGGCGGACACGCTCTGCACTGTGAGCTGTCCGAAGTCTACCCTGCGCTGGCCAAACAGTTCACGGCCAACGAGATATGCGAGGTGCGAACG GTCGGAGGTCTCTACAACAGCGATATCCGCCTGCTGGCTCTCATTTTGCCTAAACATAGTATGTACAGCGAAATGTTCCGAACCAC CCTGATGCGGGCACAGGAAACGGGAATCGTAAAGCGGATTAATAGGATCCACAAAATGCCCAAACCGATCTGCCAAGGAAGTGCAACGGTCTACTCGGTGGAGCTGAGCGAGGTTTCGCTGGCGTTCATAATACTCGGAG TTGGCATCGCACTATCGGGGCTAATGTATCTGGCGGAAAGCAAACGGTGCGGCatccgacggcggcagcgacggacGGTCGTGGCCTG TCGGCAGCCGTTCGCAACCATTCCGTACCTAACGGACGTCATTGGAATGATCGCGCAGCAAGGCACCACCCAGGACTCGTCGAGACTTCCGGTACGTATTGTGCTGTACACAGTTCTGATAGTAAACTTTATCCTCTACAACTACTACACGGCTTCCATCGCCGGCGAGCTTGTCAGTGGGTTCAATCGGGAACCACAGTCGATCGAGCAGCTGAGGCGAAGCCCTCTAGCGGTGGTGTTTAATAATGATTCATACAACCGAGCGCTGTCGAAG GAGGAATCGGCATCACCATCGAATCGTTCCGTTGCGATCTACACCGATGTAGCCACAGGCGTACGATTGCTCCATCACGATGGTTTCGCTTTCCACTGCGAGTTGACCGAAGCATTCCGGACCATTGTCCAACGCTTCAACGCTGAGGAAATCTGCGAACTACGAACC ATGGAAGGACTTTACACCGATCTCGAAATGATGAGCTTCGTACTTCCGAAGCGCAGCCAGCAATTCAGCGAGCAGTTCAGACTAACGTGA
- the LOC128273069 gene encoding methionine aminopeptidase 1D, mitochondrial: MIQNIKHLQHGVRWWNNLGRPFFSKRKRDFGKCNIITELGNVSAERPVPEHIPKPDYYYVRNSPASGEGRPEIKSKAQIDGMRESCRLAATILQRACSFAQVGVTTDEIDGFVHEASIKANAYPSPLRYLGFPKSVCTSVNNVACHGIPDDRKLLDGDIVNIDITVFLNGYHGDCSRTVAIGAVDEMGKHLMQSTEECLNEAILCLGPGQPLCLIGKSIEKHARRKELTVMPAFLGHGIGSYFHGSPNVFHFDNDFPGVMLPGMTFTIEPVLTLGDAEAEILEDAWTAVSVDNARSAQFEHTVLITDDGCEVLTVAN, encoded by the exons ATGAtccaaaacatcaaacatcttCAGCATGGAGTGCGATGGTGGAACAATTTAGGCCGACCCTTTTTCAGCAAACGTAAGAG AGACTTTGGCAAGTGTAATATCATCACCGAGCTGGGAAATGTATCGGCAGAGCGACCAGTTCCGGAACACATCCCAAAGCCGGACTATTACTACGTGCGTAACTCTCCCGCCAGTGGCGAAGGGCGGCCAGAAATCAAGTCCAAAGCGCAAATCGACGGAATGAGGGAAAGCTGCCGATTGGCGGCGACCATTTTGCAGCGCGCCTGTTCTTTTGCCCAG GTTGGTGTTACGACGGACGAGATCGATGGCTTCGTTCACGAAGCGTCGATCAAAGCGAACGCATATCCGTCTCCTTTGCGTTACTTGGGATTTCCAAAATCGGTGTGCACGTCGGTAAACAATGTGGCCTGCCATGGTATACCGGACGATCGGAAACTACTCGATGGAGACATCGTTAACATCGACATTACGGTGTTTCTGAACGGCTACCATGGCGATTGTTCGAGGACAGTGGCGATAGGAGCTGTGGatgaaatgggaaaacatttgatGCAAAGCACCGAGGAGTGCCTGAATGAGGCGATCCTTTGCCTAGGCCCTGGGCAACCGCTATGCCTGATCGGAAAATCGATAGAGAAACATGCCAGACGAAAGGAGCTGACGGTAATGCCGGCATTCTTAGGGCACGGTATCGGCAGCTACTTCCACGGTTCACCAAACGTGTTTCACTTCG ATAACGATTTTCCCGGAGTAATGTTGCCAGGAATGACGTTCACTATTGAACCTGTCCTGACTTTGGGGGatgcggaagcggaaattcTGGAGGATGCTTGGACTGCGGTTTCGGTGGACAATGCGCGAAGTGCCCAGTTCGAGCACACCGTTTTAATAACCGACGATGGTTGTGAAGTACTTACAGTTGCCAATTAG
- the LOC128272318 gene encoding cilia- and flagella-associated protein 20 produces the protein MFKNTFQSGFLSILYSIGSKPLQIWDKKVRNGHIKRITDQDIQSLVLEIIGTNVSTTYITCPADPKKTLGIKLPFLVMIIKNLKKYFTFEVQVLDDKNVRRRFRASNYQSTTRVKPFICTMPMRLDEGWNQIQFNLSDFTRRAYGTNYVETLRVQIHANCRIRRVYFSDRLYSEDELPAEFKLFLPIQKPQSKAIAQQAC, from the exons ATGTTCAAAAACACGTTTCAATCAGGCTTCTTGTCGATACTGTACAGCATAGGCAGCAAACCGCTGCAAATATGGGACAAAAAAGTTCGCAACGGCCACATTAAGCGTATAACCGACCAAGACATCCAATCGCTTGTTTTGGAGATTATTGGAACAAACGTTAGCACAACATACATCACATGCCCGGCCGATCCGAAAAAGACCCTCGGCATCAAGCTACCGTTTCTGGTGATGATCATCAAAAACTTGAAGAAATACTTCACCTTCGAAGTGCAG GTCCTGGATGACAAAAACGTGCGCCGGCGGTTTCGTGCCAGCAATTACCAGTCGACGACTCGCGTGAAGCCGTTTATCTGCACGATGCCCATGAGGCTAGACGAGGGCTGGAACCAGATTCAGTTCAATCTGTCGGATTTCACACGGCGCGCCTACGGAACCAACTATGTGGAAACGTTGCGCGTGCAAATACACGCCAACTGCCGAATACGGCGCGTGTACTTTTCCGATCGCCTCTACTCCGAAGACGAACTGCCGGCAGAGTTCAAGCTGTTCCTGCCAATACAGAAACCGCAGTCGAAGGCGATTGCACAGCAGGCCTGCTAA